In Carya illinoinensis cultivar Pawnee chromosome 9, C.illinoinensisPawnee_v1, whole genome shotgun sequence, the following are encoded in one genomic region:
- the LOC122276482 gene encoding F-box protein CPR1-like — translation MAGMPLDVLTDILCRLPVKPLLQFRSICKSWRCLIDSPDFIYLHHKNSTETGSNLTLILRKDSDLYSVDLHVMHNAVDLAHPLMCYSNRIQVLGSCNGLLCIANVAEDIALWNPFLRKHKVLPFLPVDRNKKYGSGLPGAWVYGFGYDSVHEDHKLVRISQFIDLDNEVVVSKVKVYSLRENELRDSEDMPYVLCYTRKNGTLASGCLHWVANRKFKFDEAGMIVAFDLTVESFREVPMPECTKENIQIDVGVLGGCVCMVANYNYLHVDVWVMKEYGVKESWAKLFTVAKNEVLGGALRYLKPLAYSKSGEEVLFQQNHERLVWYDLRGKSVRNVNLRGLPASFEAEICVQSLFPVEVHRKDNDQRQNLGEKDNNKKMDDFLSEGFKLVL, via the exons ATGGCGGGGATGCCGCTGGATGTACTCACTGACATACTCTGCCGACTACCTGTTAAGCCACTCCTTCAGTTCCGGTCCATCTGCAAGTCATGGCGGTGCCTGATTGATAGTCCGGACTTCATCTACCTTCACCACAAGAACTCCACCGAAACTGGCTCCAACCTCACCCTTATACTCCGAAAGGACTCCGATCTATACTCAGTGGACCTCCACGTCATGCACAACGCCGTCGATCTCGCTCACCCTTTGATGTGCTACAGCAATCGGATTCAAGTACTGGGCTCCTGCAACGGATTGCTCTGTATTGCTAACGTGGCGGAAGATATCGCTCTGTGGAACCCTTTCCTCCGAAAGCACAAAGTCTTGCCCTTTTTGCCTGTCGATAGAAACAAGAAGTACGGGTCGGGCTTACCGGGCGCGTGGGTTTACGGATTCGGGTACGACTCGGTTCACGAGGATCACAAGCTAGTGAGGATTTCGCAGTTTATTGATTTGGACAACGAAGTGGTTGTCTCAAAGGTTAAGGTTTATAGTCTGAGAGAGAACGAATTGAGAGACTCCGAAGACATGCCTTATGTTTTGTGTTATACGAGGAAAAATGGGACACTCGCAAGTGGTTGTTTGCATTGGGTGGCGAACCGGAAGTTCAAATTCGACGAGGCTGGTATGATTGTGGCGTTTGATCTGACGGTTGAGAGTTTTCGGGAGGTGCCGATGCCTGAATGTACAAaggaaaatattcaaatagacGTGGGAGTATTGGGTGGGTGCGTTTGTATGGTGGCGAATTACAATTATCTTCACGTTGATGTTTGGGTGATGAAGGAGTATGGCGTTAAGGAGTCTTGGGCCAAGCTTTTTACGGTCGCAAAAAATGAGGTTTTGGGTGGGGCTTTGAGGTATTTGAAGCCATTGGCTTATTCAAAGAGCGGTGAGGAGGTTCTGTTCCAACAGAACCATGAGAGGCTTGTGTGGTACGATTTGAGAGGAAAAAGTGTCAGGAATGTGAATCTTCGTGGCCTGCCAGCTTCGTTTGAGGCTGAGATATGCGTCCAAAGTCTTTTTCCGGTTGAGGTGCATAGAAAAGATAATGACCAGCGACAGAATCTTGGAGAGAAGgataataacaagaaaat GGACGATTTCCTGTCAGAAGGCTTCAAGCTGGTGTTATAA